A stretch of DNA from Acidimicrobiales bacterium:
GGGCCGAGGTGATCGTGCCGTCGAGGTCCCGCAGGCCGCCTCGGGGGCGGTGGGGCGCCGTCAGGCGAGGACGCGGCCCTCGTTCTTCTTCCAGGTGACACCGGAGCTCGTCATCTCTTTGCCCGCGGCGTCGAGGCGGTAGCGGGCGCCCGGACCGCTGCCGAGGCGCATCATCACGAGGTTGCCCTCACCGGTGTTGGTGAACCAGTAGCGCGTCCCTCTCGGCAGCAGCACCGCCTCGTTGGCGCTCACCTCGCAGGTGTTGTCGTCCCGCTCGATGTGGAAGGTCGCCGTGCCGGCGAGGCAGGCGAAGATGTGGTCCTCGAGCGGGTGGGAGTGCATCTCGTTCTCCCCGCCCTCGATGTAGACCTTCACCCGCGCCGTGAGCTCCTCGGTCCCGGGGAGCTCGAACTCGACCCCCCGTTGACCGGGCTCGATGCCCCTCGCTTGCTCGACCTCTTCGCTCATGAAGGTGAAGACGCGCGGGCTCGTCCTCTTTGCCTCGGTTTCCACAGTCATTGGAGACCCCTCCCTCTCGGTCGCACGATTCTCGCCGCGCCCGCCCCCGCCGTACAGCCGGGCTGCCGCTCAGCCCTTCGGGCCCGCCGCCGAGTCGGCGTCGGCGTAGATGTGGAAGCGCTCCGTGAGCCCCGTCATGTCGAAGACCTTCGCCACCGCGGGCGGCACCGCCACGAGCCGCAGCTCGCCACCGCGGTCCTGCATGTGGCGGTGGGCCACGACGAGCGCGCCGAGCGCGGTCGAGTCGAGGAAGGTGACGTTCGCGAGGTCGATGAGGACGTTCGACGGCTCCTCGGCGACCACCTGCTCGAGGGCCTCGTGCAGGCGCGGGGTGGTCATCACGTCCAGCTCGCCGTAGACGAGGAGGACCGGGTGGCCCGAGACGTCGACTCGGACGAGGTCGAACTGCGGCGCGGCGGTGTCGGTCATGGCCGCGATGCTAGGTCGCGGCGGGCGCGCTCAGTCGGCCGGCGTGAAGACGAAGACCGGGATCTCGCGCTCGGTGCGGGTCGCGTACTCCGCGTAGTTGGGGTAGGCGGCGACCGCCCGCTCCCACCACTCGGCGCGCTCGGCACCGTGCGCCTCGTGCACCGCCCCCTCGACCAGCGCGGGACCGTCCTGGAGGCGGACCTCCGCGGGGTTGGTGCGCAGGTTCTGCACCCACAACGGGTCCTCCGGGGCCCCGCCCTTCGAGCCGACGAGCGCGTACTCGCCGCCGTGCTCGACGCGCATCAGCGCGATCTTGCGGACCTTGCCGCTGCGGTGGCCGCGCATCGTCACGATGACGACGGGCAGCCCCGTCTCGCGCAGCGTGTTCGCCTCGCGCCCGCCGCTCGCCTCGTAGCGCTCCACCTGCTCGCGGACCCAGTCACGCGGACTCGGCTCGTACTCACCGTCGAGTGCCACCCCGGCCTCCTCTCCTTCGCGCCGATGCTATTCGCAGGCGCTGCGCGCCAGCCCTCTCAGCCGCGTGCGAGCGGCTTGTAGCGGACGCGGTGCGGCTGGTCGGCGTCCACCCCGAGGCGCCGGTGGCGGTCCTCCTCGTAGTCGCTGAAGTTGCCCTCGAACCAGGTGACGACGGAGTCGCCCTCGAAGGCGAGGACGTGGGTCGAGATGCGGTCAAGGAACCAGCGGTCGTGGCTGATCGCGACGACGCAGCCCGGGAAGGCGAGCAGCGCATCCTCGAGGGCGCGCAGCGTGTCGACGTCGAGGTCGTTCGTCGGCTCGTCGAGGAGCAGCACGTTGCCCCCCGACTTCAGGACCTTCGCCAGTTGGACGCGGTTGCGCTCGCCGCCGGAGAGGGCGCCGACGGTCTTCTGCTGGTCCGAGCCGCGGAAGCCGAAGCTCGCCACGTAGGCGCGCGACTGGAGCTCGCGGCCGTTCACGACGATCCGGTCGGCGCCGCCGGTGATCTCCTCGAAGACCGTGGCCTTCGGGTCGAGCTCGTCGCGGGACTGGTCGACGTAGGCGAGGACCGCGCTCTGGCCGATCTCGAGGCTGCCCGCGTCGGGCTTCTCCGCCCCGACGATCATCTTGAACAGCGTCGTCTTGCCGGCGCCGTTCGGGCCGATGACGCCGACGATCCCGCCGGGCGGGAGGATGAAGGAGAGGCCGTCGACGAGGAGACGGTCGCCGAAGGCCTTCTCGACGCCCTTGGCGTCGATCACCTGGTCACCGAGGCGAGGGCCGGCGGGGATGGTGATCTCGAGGGCGTCGCCGCGCCGCTCGGCCTGCTCGGCCTCGGCGACGAGGTCGTTGTAGGCGTTGATGCGCGCCTTGCCCTTGGACTGGCGGGCACGCGGCGAGAGGCGGATCCACTCGAGCTCGTGCTGGAGGGTCTCCTGGCGGCTCTTGTCGACCCGCTCCTCGCGCGCCAGGCGGTCCTGCTTCTGCTCCAGCCAGGAGGAGTAGTTCCCCTCCCAGGGGATCCCCGCCCCGCGGTCGAGCTCGAGGATCCAGCCGGCGACGTTGTCGAGGAAGTAGCGGTCGTGCGTCACCGCGACGACGGTGCCGGGGTAGTCCTGGAGCGTCCGCTCCAGCCAGGCGACCGACTCGGCGTCGAGGTGGTTGGTGGGCTCGTCGAGGAGCAGCAGGTCGGGCTTGGCGAGCAGCAGTCGGCAGAGCGCCACCCTCCGCCGCTCGCCGCCAGAGAGCGTCGTGACGTCGGCGTCGGGGGGCGGGAGGCGGAGCGCGTCCATCGCGATCTCGAGCGTGCGGTCGAGGTCCCAGGCGCCGGCTGCCTCGATCTTGTTCTGCAGGTCGGACTGCTCCTCGAGGAGCTTGTCGAAGTCGGCGTCCGGCTCCCCCATCGCCGTGCAGACGGCGTTGAAGCGTTCGAGGAGGGCACGCACCTCGGCGACGCCGTCGGTCACGTTGCCGACGACGTCCTTGTCGGGGTCGAGCTGCGGCTCCTGGGGGAGATAGCCGACGGTGAAGCCGGGCGTGAGGCGGGCCTCACCGGTGTAGCCGTCGTCCTCGCCGGCCATGATCCGCAGCAACGAGGACTTCCCCGAGCCGTTCGACCCGATGACGCCGATCTTGGCGCCCGGGTAGAAGGAGAGGTTGATCCCCTTCAGCACTTCACGGTCGGGCGGGTAGAAGCGGCGCAGGTCGCGCATCGAGTAGATGAACTGGGCAGGCATGCCTCCAGTGTGCCGCGGGCGGGCGGTGGGGCGCGCCGCAGCGCTTTCGGGCGGGCCATCGGCGGGGCGAAAGCCCACGTCGCCCACGTGATATCAGCTAATCCTGTGACAGAATCCCACCCTCTACCCGCGATGCGGCGCAACTCCATTAGAGCGCTGCCAAGGAAATGCGATGGCTCTATTAGGGGCTGGTTGAACGCAGTAATCGAACGGTAAAGAAGGATTACGGTCGCAATTGCGCTTCCGTAGCCGCGCATCATGCGCGGAGAAACCCAACCTTTGGTCGAAATAACTGGCTGGAGGGTCCTTCAACACCGAGAAATCGAGGTGGTTGCCGATGCGCGCCCGTCACGTCCGACCCGGAGCCCGACCAGTGTCGCGCTCGACCCATCGCGGGGGCCTGCGGCTCCTCCTCGGAGGGCTCGCCCTCACCTCGATCGGTGGCGCCGCAGCCCTCGCCGGCGCCGGCGCCGCCGTCGCCGCGACGGCGAACACCTGGTCCGCGACGGGCAACCTCGTCACCGGCGTCTCGCAGGCCACGGCGAGCGTCCTCAACAACGGACAGGTCCTCCTCGTCGGCGGGAAGAGCGCGAGCAGCGCGGCCGTCGACAGCGCGCAGCTCTACAGCCCCTCGAGCGGCAGCAACGGCACCTGGGCGGCGACCACCGGCGCGCCCTCGACGGCGCGAGCCGACGCCTCGAGCATCACCCTGAACAACGGCAAGGTGCTGGTCGTCGGTGGGGTCGACGCCACGGGCGCCGCGGTGACCACCGCGGAGACCTACGACCCGAGCTCGGGGACCTTCACCACCACCGGCAGCGGCGCCCCGCCGATGTTCAACACCACCGCGGTGCTCCTTCCCGGTGGCAACGTCCTCGTCGTCGGCGGTGACACCGGCTCGCTCACCGCGGCCACGCCGACGAACGCCGTCTACCTCTACCTCGCGGCCAGCAACACCTGGACCACCGAGGACACGATGGGGTCGGCGCGGGCGAGCGCGGTGGTGACGGTGCTCCCGACGGGCAACGTCCTCGCCGCCGGCGGCACCGGGACCGGCGGCGTGATCCTCGGCACCGCCGAGGTCTTCAATCCGGGCGCGAACACCTGGACCCCGACGCCCGCGATGCCGACTGCGGTGAGTGACGCGCAGGTGGGCGTGATCTCGAGCGGCAAGGCCCTCGTCGCCGGTGGCGTCACCACCGGGGGCGCGGCGACAAGCGCTGCCGAGCTCTACGACCCGAACGCGGGGAGCTGGACCTCGGCTGCCTCGATGAACGCCGCCCGCGACGGCGCCGCCTCGGCCGTCCTCCCGAACGGCCAGATGTTCATCGCCGGCGGCATCAACTCGAGCGGCACGCAGGCGAGCTCGGAGATGTACACCCCCAACGCGACGACCGGTACCTGGACGGCCACCACCTCGTCGCTCGCCACGGCGCGCCACGCTGCGGCGGGGGCGCTCCTCCCGGGCGGCGTCTTCCTCGTCGCCGGTGGCCTCGACGGATCGGGGAACCCCATCTCGAACGCGGAGGACTACTTCGCCGGCCAGGCGCCCGCTTTCACCTCGGCGGCGACCGCCACCGCGACCACGGGGACGGCGTTCACCTTCACCGTGCAGACGACGGGCACGCCCACCCCGACGGTGAGCGAGAGCGGCAACCTCCCGGCGGGGCTTTCCTTCACGGTCGGCACCAACGGGACGGCGACGATCACCGGCACGGCGCAGAGCGCGGCGGGGACCTACCCGGTCACGCTCAGCGCGACCAACACCGTCTCGACGGTGCAGCAGAGCTTCTCGCTCGTCGTCGCGCAGCCAGCCGCGCCGGGGTACCTCGCGGTCGAGAAGAACGGCACGGTCTTCGCCTACGGCCAGGCCGTCGCGAGCACCACCACGGTGAGCGTGAACCCGAAGATCCGTCCGGTCGTCGCTGTCGGCCGTAGCCCGGGCACGACCGGCTACTACCTCGTGACGGCGCTCGGGAACGTCTACAACGAGGACGGTGCGCCCTTCTACGGCTCCAAGGCCGCCAGCAAGCTCGCCTCGCCGATCGGCGCCTTCGCGGCGACGCCCGACGGGAAGGGCTACTGGCTCGTCGGCCGGAACGGCACCGTCTACCCCTTCGGTGACGCCGTCTCGTACTCCTCGCTCGCGGTCGTCGCGAAGACCCGCCCGGTCGTCGCCATCGCCCCAACCGCCGACGGCAAGGGCTACTACCTCGTCACCAAGCTCGGGAACGTCTACAACTACGGCGACGCAGCGTTCTACGGCTCCAAAGCAAGGGGGACGCTCCCGGCGCCGATCGTCGGCTTCGGGCTGAGTGGCGACGGCAAGGGCTATGACCTCGTGAGCGCGAACGGCAACGTCTGGAACCTCGGCGACGCGCCCTTCTACGGCTCCAAGGCAAGCGTCAGGCGTCTCCCCTCCAAGGTGTCGGCCTTCGCCACGAGCCTCGACGGCAAGGGCTACTACCTCGTCACCCTGGGTGGGAACATCTACAACTACGGCGACGCCGTCTGGTTCGGCTCGCCGGTCGCCCACAAGCTGGTCCAGCCGATCGCGAGCTTCGTGATCCCCGACTGACCAGGCCTTCCCCACGGGACCGCCGCCGGCGGTGCGCACTCGGGCGCGCCGCCGGCGGCGTGTCGCGTCCGGACCCCTCAGCCCGCCTTGTCCTCGATCTCGAAGGCATGGTCGAGGGCGTGCCACGCGATGCGGCGGAGGGCATAGCGCGCCGGCCAGCCCCGCTCGAGGACCGCTCGCCCACGGGGGCGTCCGAGGAGGTCGAGCATCGCCTGACGGCGCTGCTCCGCGTCGAGGTCGCGGCCGAGGCCCAGCTTGCGGCCGTAGGCGACCTCGGCGGCGAGGACGTGGGCGACGATCGCGTCACGGTCGCGGCCACCACCCCGCGGCCCCTTGCGGAGCTTCGCCGGGGCGGCCGCGGCGGCCGTCCCGAGCGCCGCCCAGCAAGCCGCGAGGCAGCCGCACTGGCGGGTGAGCGCCGCGCGCGCCGCGGCTCGCGCCTCGGCGGCGGCGGGGCGGCTGGGGGCACCGAAATCGGTGGTCGCGTCGCCGACCAGGTGCTCGACGACGGTAAGGCCGCCGCGCGGCACGGCGGTGACGCCGGCGACCCGCAGCACGGCGGCGTAGCGACCCCGGTAGTCCTCGAGCGCGCCGAGGGCCCCTTCCTCGTCGCGCCCCGAGCGGCTCCAGCCCGGCCAGTCGAGCGCGGAGGCGAAGGTCCTGCGCTTGCCCACCTCGACGACGACCTCCACCGCCACGGGGGCAGTACAGCACGGCAGGCCCGGCTGTGCTTCGATCCGGGGATGGCCTCCCCCGAGCAGCGCGCCCCGATCCGCGGCGCCGAGATCGCGTTCCACGTCTCGGGGACCGGCCCGGACTTCATCTTCGGCCACGGCCTCACCGGCTCGCGGGCGAACGACGACGAGATGTCGCCGATCGACTGGCGCGAGGTCCCGGCGCGCCTCGTCCGCTACGACGCCCGCGGCCACGGCCGCTCCTCCTCGGGGCACACCGCCACGAGCTACAGCTGGGAGCAGCTCGCCCACGACCAGCTCGCGCTCGCGGACCACTGCGGGATCGGCCGCTACGTGGCGGGCGGGGCCTCGATGGGCTGCGGCACCGCCTTGCACGCCGCGGTGATCGCCCCGGAGCGCATCCGCGGCCTCGTGCTCGTCATCCCCCCGACGGCGTGGGAGAGCCGCGCCGAAAGGGCGGCGCTGTGGGCCGAGACCGGTGCGGCAGTCGAGGAGCACGGCGTCGAAGCGCTGGTGCGCCTACGCGCGCTGCAGCCCCTCCCCGACCCCTACGCCGACGACCCGACGCGACGCGCGCGCACGCTCGCGGCGACGCGCGCCTGGGAGGCGCGCCGCCTCGCAGAGGTGCTGCGCGGCGCGGCGTTCGCCGACCTGCCGAGCCGCGAGGAGGTCGCGACGATCACCGCGCCGAGCCTCATCCTCGCCTGGAGCGGCGACCCCGCCCACCCGCTCACGACGGCCGAGGCGCTCGCCGGCCTCATCGGGCCGAGCGAGCTCTCGGTCGCCTCGAGCCCCGACGAGCTCGCCGGCTGGACCCAGCGCGTCGCCGCCTTCGTGGCCGCCCTCTTCTGAGGAGAGCCGCCAAAACATCGTTGGTAGCGTGACGGTGATGGGCCGCGCGGAACGCTCCAATCTCCGCGCCGCGCCCGGGCGCGGCCCACTGCTGCCGGCAGGGGACTCCGGCGAGGTGCCGATCGCCCCCCACGAGCCACCGGACTGGCGGACCGTCGAGCCCCTGCCGCGGCGGCGGCTCATCTTCTTCATCTGCGCGATCGCGCTGTTCATGGCGTCGGTCGACTCGACGATCGTCGCCACGGCGTTGCCGAGGATCGGCTCCGCGCTGCACTCCCGCCTCAACTGGCTCGGCTGGACGATCACCATCTACAGCCTCGGCCAGATCGTGATGCTCCCCCTCGCAGGGCGGATCAGCGACCAGTTCGGCCGCAAGCGCCTCTTCGTCGCCTGCGCGGTCGTCTTCACCGTCTCCTCGGTCGCCTGCGGCCTGGCGACGAGCATCTACGTGCTCATCCCCCTCCGCCTCGTGCAATCCCTCGGCGGCGGTGGCTTCCTCCCCTCGGCGAGCGGCATCGTCGCCGACCACTTCGGCCGCAACCGCGACCGGGCGCTCGGGATGTTCTCCTCGATCTTCCCGATCGGCGGTGTCGCCGGCCCGATCTTCGGCGGCATCATCACCCAGTACTGGGACTGGCGGGGGATCTTCTTCGTGAACCTCCCGATCGGGGCGGCGCTCATCGTGCTCATCGTGCGCTACGTCCCGCACAGCGCGAAGGGCAGCCCCGAGCCGCTCGACGTCCGCGGGATCGCCCTCCTCGCCTGCACGATCGTCACGGGGATGCTCTCGATCACCACCCTCGGCGGGGCCTCGGCCTCGCCGACGAGCCCCGGGGTCCTCGTGCCCGGGCTCGCGGCGATCGCCCTCGGGGCGCTGTTCATCCGCCACATCGGGCGGGTTCCGCACCCGATCATCCCCCTCCGTCTCATCAAGGGGAAGAACTTCGGGGCAATGAACGTCCTGAACGTCCTGTTCGGCGGGGCGGGCTTCGGCTTCGGGGTGCTGATCCCGCTGTACGCCGAGAACCGTTACGGGATCCGCTCGGCCTCGGCGGGGACCGTCCTCAGCGCGCAGGCGGTCGGGATGGTGCTCTTCGCCGCCCTCGCCTCCTACAACCTCCGCCGCACCGGCTACCGGCTACCGATGGTGCTCGGCTTCGGCGTCGCCTCGGTGAGCCTTGTCTTCTTGTCGATCGGCGCCCGCGGCCTCTCCGGCTACCTCTGGCTCAGCCTCTTCGCGATGACCTCCGGCATCGGCCTCGGCACGGTCGCGCCGGCGGCGAACAACGCCACCCTCGCCCTCGCCCCCAACCAGGTGGCCGCCATCTCGGGGCTGCGCGCCACCTTCCGCCAGACCGGCTCGATCCTCTGCGTCTCGACCGTGACGGCGATCCTCGCCCGCAGCAGCGACAAGGGCATCGCGCAGGCGCACATCTTCTGGGTGCTCGCGCTCTTCCTGTGCGCGACGATCGCCCTCACCTTCGCGATCCCCGATCAGCGCGAGAGCTGGTAGCGGGAGCTCCCCGTCCAGCTCAACGGACTCTCCGTGCACGGATCGTTGGCGCGAGCCAAGATTGGCCACCGAGCGGCGCCGACCTAGCAGGGTCGCGCCCGGACCTCCGAGGAGACAGGCAATGGCACAGCGCTACCAGGTGATCATCGTCGGCGGGGGGCCCGTGGGAATGGCGCTCGCCGTCGAGCTCGGCCAGCGCGGGCTCTCCGTCGCCGTCGTCGAGCGCGGTCGCGAGGTCGGTCGGTTGCCGAAGGGGCAAGGGCTCACCCACCGCTCGCTCGAGCACTTCTACTTCTGGAACTGCCTCGAGGAGATCCGCACCATCCGGCTCCTGCCGCCGGGCTACCCGATCGGCGGGATCAACGCCTACCCCAACCTCGTGAGCGACTGGTGGTACCCGAGCGGCGAGGCCCGCAACAAGCTCGGCCCCTACTACTTCCAGCGCAACGATCGCCTCCCCCAGTACCTCACCGAGGAGGTGCTGCGCGGCCGCGTCGAGCAGCTCGACAACGTCACCGTCCTGTTCGAGCGCACGGCCAAGGGCATCTCCCAGGACGCCGAGGGCGTGCAGGTGCAGATGACCTCCTCGGTCTGGCCCTACGAGGACGAGACCCTCGAGGGCGAGTACCTCGTCGGCTGCGACGGGACGGGCTCGATCGTGCTGCGCGAGCTCGGCATCGAGCGCCGCGGCGTCGACTTCGAGACCCGCATGGCGCTCGCGGTGATCCATTCCCCCGAGTTCCACGAGGGGACCAAGCGCTTCGGTGAACGGACGACCTTCCACGTGATCAACCCGGAGATGCACGGCGCCTGGCAGTTCTGG
This window harbors:
- a CDS encoding cupin domain-containing protein, with product MTVETEAKRTSPRVFTFMSEEVEQARGIEPGQRGVEFELPGTEELTARVKVYIEGGENEMHSHPLEDHIFACLAGTATFHIERDDNTCEVSANEAVLLPRGTRYWFTNTGEGNLVMMRLGSGPGARYRLDAAGKEMTSSGVTWKKNEGRVLA
- a CDS encoding STAS domain-containing protein, whose protein sequence is MTDTAAPQFDLVRVDVSGHPVLLVYGELDVMTTPRLHEALEQVVAEEPSNVLIDLANVTFLDSTALGALVVAHRHMQDRGGELRLVAVPPAVAKVFDMTGLTERFHIYADADSAAGPKG
- a CDS encoding nitroreductase family deazaflavin-dependent oxidoreductase, whose product is MALDGEYEPSPRDWVREQVERYEASGGREANTLRETGLPVVIVTMRGHRSGKVRKIALMRVEHGGEYALVGSKGGAPEDPLWVQNLRTNPAEVRLQDGPALVEGAVHEAHGAERAEWWERAVAAYPNYAEYATRTEREIPVFVFTPAD
- the ettA gene encoding energy-dependent translational throttle protein EttA encodes the protein MPAQFIYSMRDLRRFYPPDREVLKGINLSFYPGAKIGVIGSNGSGKSSLLRIMAGEDDGYTGEARLTPGFTVGYLPQEPQLDPDKDVVGNVTDGVAEVRALLERFNAVCTAMGEPDADFDKLLEEQSDLQNKIEAAGAWDLDRTLEIAMDALRLPPPDADVTTLSGGERRRVALCRLLLAKPDLLLLDEPTNHLDAESVAWLERTLQDYPGTVVAVTHDRYFLDNVAGWILELDRGAGIPWEGNYSSWLEQKQDRLAREERVDKSRQETLQHELEWIRLSPRARQSKGKARINAYNDLVAEAEQAERRGDALEITIPAGPRLGDQVIDAKGVEKAFGDRLLVDGLSFILPPGGIVGVIGPNGAGKTTLFKMIVGAEKPDAGSLEIGQSAVLAYVDQSRDELDPKATVFEEITGGADRIVVNGRELQSRAYVASFGFRGSDQQKTVGALSGGERNRVQLAKVLKSGGNVLLLDEPTNDLDVDTLRALEDALLAFPGCVVAISHDRWFLDRISTHVLAFEGDSVVTWFEGNFSDYEEDRHRRLGVDADQPHRVRYKPLARG
- a CDS encoding kelch repeat-containing protein, with the translated sequence MSRSTHRGGLRLLLGGLALTSIGGAAALAGAGAAVAATANTWSATGNLVTGVSQATASVLNNGQVLLVGGKSASSAAVDSAQLYSPSSGSNGTWAATTGAPSTARADASSITLNNGKVLVVGGVDATGAAVTTAETYDPSSGTFTTTGSGAPPMFNTTAVLLPGGNVLVVGGDTGSLTAATPTNAVYLYLAASNTWTTEDTMGSARASAVVTVLPTGNVLAAGGTGTGGVILGTAEVFNPGANTWTPTPAMPTAVSDAQVGVISSGKALVAGGVTTGGAATSAAELYDPNAGSWTSAASMNAARDGAASAVLPNGQMFIAGGINSSGTQASSEMYTPNATTGTWTATTSSLATARHAAAGALLPGGVFLVAGGLDGSGNPISNAEDYFAGQAPAFTSAATATATTGTAFTFTVQTTGTPTPTVSESGNLPAGLSFTVGTNGTATITGTAQSAAGTYPVTLSATNTVSTVQQSFSLVVAQPAAPGYLAVEKNGTVFAYGQAVASTTTVSVNPKIRPVVAVGRSPGTTGYYLVTALGNVYNEDGAPFYGSKAASKLASPIGAFAATPDGKGYWLVGRNGTVYPFGDAVSYSSLAVVAKTRPVVAIAPTADGKGYYLVTKLGNVYNYGDAAFYGSKARGTLPAPIVGFGLSGDGKGYDLVSANGNVWNLGDAPFYGSKASVRRLPSKVSAFATSLDGKGYYLVTLGGNIYNYGDAVWFGSPVAHKLVQPIASFVIPD
- a CDS encoding alpha/beta fold hydrolase; the encoded protein is MASPEQRAPIRGAEIAFHVSGTGPDFIFGHGLTGSRANDDEMSPIDWREVPARLVRYDARGHGRSSSGHTATSYSWEQLAHDQLALADHCGIGRYVAGGASMGCGTALHAAVIAPERIRGLVLVIPPTAWESRAERAALWAETGAAVEEHGVEALVRLRALQPLPDPYADDPTRRARTLAATRAWEARRLAEVLRGAAFADLPSREEVATITAPSLILAWSGDPAHPLTTAEALAGLIGPSELSVASSPDELAGWTQRVAAFVAALF
- a CDS encoding MFS transporter, which produces MGRAERSNLRAAPGRGPLLPAGDSGEVPIAPHEPPDWRTVEPLPRRRLIFFICAIALFMASVDSTIVATALPRIGSALHSRLNWLGWTITIYSLGQIVMLPLAGRISDQFGRKRLFVACAVVFTVSSVACGLATSIYVLIPLRLVQSLGGGGFLPSASGIVADHFGRNRDRALGMFSSIFPIGGVAGPIFGGIITQYWDWRGIFFVNLPIGAALIVLIVRYVPHSAKGSPEPLDVRGIALLACTIVTGMLSITTLGGASASPTSPGVLVPGLAAIALGALFIRHIGRVPHPIIPLRLIKGKNFGAMNVLNVLFGGAGFGFGVLIPLYAENRYGIRSASAGTVLSAQAVGMVLFAALASYNLRRTGYRLPMVLGFGVASVSLVFLSIGARGLSGYLWLSLFAMTSGIGLGTVAPAANNATLALAPNQVAAISGLRATFRQTGSILCVSTVTAILARSSDKGIAQAHIFWVLALFLCATIALTFAIPDQRESW